A genomic window from Salmo salar chromosome ssa23, Ssal_v3.1, whole genome shotgun sequence includes:
- the LOC106584436 gene encoding methyl-CpG-binding domain protein 3 isoform X1 — translation MRGSPGAGSERRSTLMDFGRYSANVLIDETFNLNTVFCYEHSGGSHDGWLGISGRSCPCPLHGLEADPGLRPPTSTASSRTTRVTSGSEFPTGKKFRSKPQLARYLGNQMDLSSFDFRTGKMLMSKLNKNRQRLRYDNNNQTKGKPDLNTSLPVRQTASIFKQPVTKVTNHPSNKVKTDPQKAVDQPKQLFWEKKLGGLNAFDIAEELVKTMDLPKGLQGVGPGCTDKTLLSAIASALHTSAAPITGQLSAAVEKNPGVWLNTTQPLCKAFIVTDEDIRKQEELVYSVRKKLEEALMADMLAHVQEAASEGDSLNEGNDDMETV, via the exons ATGCGAGGAAGCCCAGGGGCCGGCAGTGAGAGAAGATCGACCTTGATGGATTTTGGACGATACTCTGCAAAtgttctcatcgatgaaacatttaatctcaatacagttttctgttacgAGCATAGTGGA GGTTCCCACGATGGTTGGTTGGGGATCAGTGGGCGGAGTTGCCCTTGTCCACTTCATGGATTGGAGGCTGATCCTGGATTGCGTCCCCCTACATCAACGGCAAGTTCAAGGACAACTAGAGTCACCTCTGGCTCAGAATT TCCAACTGGGAAGAAGTTTCGGAGCAAGCCTCAGCTGGCTCGTTACCTTGGCAACCAGATGGACCTCAGCTCCTTCGATTTCCGCACGGGGAAGATGCTCATGAGTAAACTGAACAAGAACAGGCAGAGACTGCGTTATGACAACAACAATCAGACCAAG GGCAAGCCAGACCTGAACACATCACTTCCCGTCAGACAGACTGCTTCCATCTTTAAGCAGCCTGTCACCAAGGTTACCAACCACCCCAGCAACAAAGTCAAGACCGATCCACAGAAAGCCGTGGACCAGCCAAAACAG CTTTTCTGGGAGAAGAAGCTTGGTGGTCTCAATGCGTTTGACATCGCAGAGGAGCTAGTGAAGACAATGGACCTGCCTAAAGGTCTGCAAG GAGTTGGACCTGGATGTACAGACAAGACTCTACTGTCAGCGATAGCCAGCGCCCTGCACACTAGTGCAGCCCCCATCACAGGTCAGCTGTCTGCAGCCGTGGAAAAGAACCCAGGGGTGTGGCTCAACACGACCCAGCCCCTCTGCAAGGCCTTCATAGTCACTGACGAGGACATCAG GAAGCAGGAAGAGCTGGTGTACAGTGTGAGGAAGAAGCTGGAGGAGGCTCTAATGGCGGACATGTTGGCTCATGTGCAGGAAGCAGCCAGCGAGGGCGACTCACTCAATGAAGGCAATGATGACATGGAGACTGTATAG
- the LOC106584436 gene encoding methyl-CpG-binding domain protein 3 isoform X5, giving the protein MDKNDPTGKKFRSKPQLARYLGNQMDLSSFDFRTGKMLMSKLNKNRQRLRYDNNNQTKGKPDLNTSLPVRQTASIFKQPVTKVTNHPSNKVKTDPQKAVDQPKQLFWEKKLGGLNAFDIAEELVKTMDLPKGLQGVGPGCTDKTLLSAIASALHTSAAPITGQLSAAVEKNPGVWLNTTQPLCKAFIVTDEDIRKQEELVYSVRKKLEEALMADMLAHVQEAASEGDSLNEGNDDMETV; this is encoded by the exons ATGGACAAAAACGA TCCAACTGGGAAGAAGTTTCGGAGCAAGCCTCAGCTGGCTCGTTACCTTGGCAACCAGATGGACCTCAGCTCCTTCGATTTCCGCACGGGGAAGATGCTCATGAGTAAACTGAACAAGAACAGGCAGAGACTGCGTTATGACAACAACAATCAGACCAAG GGCAAGCCAGACCTGAACACATCACTTCCCGTCAGACAGACTGCTTCCATCTTTAAGCAGCCTGTCACCAAGGTTACCAACCACCCCAGCAACAAAGTCAAGACCGATCCACAGAAAGCCGTGGACCAGCCAAAACAG CTTTTCTGGGAGAAGAAGCTTGGTGGTCTCAATGCGTTTGACATCGCAGAGGAGCTAGTGAAGACAATGGACCTGCCTAAAGGTCTGCAAG GAGTTGGACCTGGATGTACAGACAAGACTCTACTGTCAGCGATAGCCAGCGCCCTGCACACTAGTGCAGCCCCCATCACAGGTCAGCTGTCTGCAGCCGTGGAAAAGAACCCAGGGGTGTGGCTCAACACGACCCAGCCCCTCTGCAAGGCCTTCATAGTCACTGACGAGGACATCAG GAAGCAGGAAGAGCTGGTGTACAGTGTGAGGAAGAAGCTGGAGGAGGCTCTAATGGCGGACATGTTGGCTCATGTGCAGGAAGCAGCCAGCGAGGGCGACTCACTCAATGAAGGCAATGATGACATGGAGACTGTATAG
- the LOC106584436 gene encoding methyl-CpG-binding domain protein 3 isoform X4, with protein sequence MDKNDRGKEEEEEEEEQRRERGEAGRLYSLCPTGKKFRSKPQLARYLGNQMDLSSFDFRTGKMLMSKLNKNRQRLRYDNNNQTKGKPDLNTSLPVRQTASIFKQPVTKVTNHPSNKVKTDPQKAVDQPKQLFWEKKLGGLNAFDIAEELVKTMDLPKGLQGVGPGCTDKTLLSAIASALHTSAAPITGQLSAAVEKNPGVWLNTTQPLCKAFIVTDEDIRKQEELVYSVRKKLEEALMADMLAHVQEAASEGDSLNEGNDDMETV encoded by the exons ATGGACAAAAACGA CCGAGgtaaggaagaagaagaagaggaggaggagcagaggcgAGAAAGGGGGGAGGCGGGTCGGTTGTATAGTTTGTG TCCAACTGGGAAGAAGTTTCGGAGCAAGCCTCAGCTGGCTCGTTACCTTGGCAACCAGATGGACCTCAGCTCCTTCGATTTCCGCACGGGGAAGATGCTCATGAGTAAACTGAACAAGAACAGGCAGAGACTGCGTTATGACAACAACAATCAGACCAAG GGCAAGCCAGACCTGAACACATCACTTCCCGTCAGACAGACTGCTTCCATCTTTAAGCAGCCTGTCACCAAGGTTACCAACCACCCCAGCAACAAAGTCAAGACCGATCCACAGAAAGCCGTGGACCAGCCAAAACAG CTTTTCTGGGAGAAGAAGCTTGGTGGTCTCAATGCGTTTGACATCGCAGAGGAGCTAGTGAAGACAATGGACCTGCCTAAAGGTCTGCAAG GAGTTGGACCTGGATGTACAGACAAGACTCTACTGTCAGCGATAGCCAGCGCCCTGCACACTAGTGCAGCCCCCATCACAGGTCAGCTGTCTGCAGCCGTGGAAAAGAACCCAGGGGTGTGGCTCAACACGACCCAGCCCCTCTGCAAGGCCTTCATAGTCACTGACGAGGACATCAG GAAGCAGGAAGAGCTGGTGTACAGTGTGAGGAAGAAGCTGGAGGAGGCTCTAATGGCGGACATGTTGGCTCATGTGCAGGAAGCAGCCAGCGAGGGCGACTCACTCAATGAAGGCAATGATGACATGGAGACTGTATAG
- the LOC106584436 gene encoding methyl-CpG-binding domain protein 3 isoform X2: MEKKRWDCSALPKGWQIEEVTRKSGLSAGKSDVYYYSRGKEEEEEEEEQRRERGEAGRLYSLCPTGKKFRSKPQLARYLGNQMDLSSFDFRTGKMLMSKLNKNRQRLRYDNNNQTKGKPDLNTSLPVRQTASIFKQPVTKVTNHPSNKVKTDPQKAVDQPKQLFWEKKLGGLNAFDIAEELVKTMDLPKGLQGVGPGCTDKTLLSAIASALHTSAAPITGQLSAAVEKNPGVWLNTTQPLCKAFIVTDEDIRKQEELVYSVRKKLEEALMADMLAHVQEAASEGDSLNEGNDDMETV, from the exons ATGGAGAAGAAACGGTGGGATTGCTCGGCTCTCCCCAAGGGCTGGCAAATTGAAGAAGTGACCAGAAAGTCGGGTTTGTCTGCGGGGAAAAGCGATGTCTATTATTATAG CCGAGgtaaggaagaagaagaagaggaggaggagcagaggcgAGAAAGGGGGGAGGCGGGTCGGTTGTATAGTTTGTG TCCAACTGGGAAGAAGTTTCGGAGCAAGCCTCAGCTGGCTCGTTACCTTGGCAACCAGATGGACCTCAGCTCCTTCGATTTCCGCACGGGGAAGATGCTCATGAGTAAACTGAACAAGAACAGGCAGAGACTGCGTTATGACAACAACAATCAGACCAAG GGCAAGCCAGACCTGAACACATCACTTCCCGTCAGACAGACTGCTTCCATCTTTAAGCAGCCTGTCACCAAGGTTACCAACCACCCCAGCAACAAAGTCAAGACCGATCCACAGAAAGCCGTGGACCAGCCAAAACAG CTTTTCTGGGAGAAGAAGCTTGGTGGTCTCAATGCGTTTGACATCGCAGAGGAGCTAGTGAAGACAATGGACCTGCCTAAAGGTCTGCAAG GAGTTGGACCTGGATGTACAGACAAGACTCTACTGTCAGCGATAGCCAGCGCCCTGCACACTAGTGCAGCCCCCATCACAGGTCAGCTGTCTGCAGCCGTGGAAAAGAACCCAGGGGTGTGGCTCAACACGACCCAGCCCCTCTGCAAGGCCTTCATAGTCACTGACGAGGACATCAG GAAGCAGGAAGAGCTGGTGTACAGTGTGAGGAAGAAGCTGGAGGAGGCTCTAATGGCGGACATGTTGGCTCATGTGCAGGAAGCAGCCAGCGAGGGCGACTCACTCAATGAAGGCAATGATGACATGGAGACTGTATAG
- the LOC106584436 gene encoding methyl-CpG-binding domain protein 3 isoform X3, whose product MEKKRWDCSALPKGWQIEEVTRKSGLSAGKSDVYYYSPTGKKFRSKPQLARYLGNQMDLSSFDFRTGKMLMSKLNKNRQRLRYDNNNQTKGKPDLNTSLPVRQTASIFKQPVTKVTNHPSNKVKTDPQKAVDQPKQLFWEKKLGGLNAFDIAEELVKTMDLPKGLQGVGPGCTDKTLLSAIASALHTSAAPITGQLSAAVEKNPGVWLNTTQPLCKAFIVTDEDIRKQEELVYSVRKKLEEALMADMLAHVQEAASEGDSLNEGNDDMETV is encoded by the exons ATGGAGAAGAAACGGTGGGATTGCTCGGCTCTCCCCAAGGGCTGGCAAATTGAAGAAGTGACCAGAAAGTCGGGTTTGTCTGCGGGGAAAAGCGATGTCTATTATTATAG TCCAACTGGGAAGAAGTTTCGGAGCAAGCCTCAGCTGGCTCGTTACCTTGGCAACCAGATGGACCTCAGCTCCTTCGATTTCCGCACGGGGAAGATGCTCATGAGTAAACTGAACAAGAACAGGCAGAGACTGCGTTATGACAACAACAATCAGACCAAG GGCAAGCCAGACCTGAACACATCACTTCCCGTCAGACAGACTGCTTCCATCTTTAAGCAGCCTGTCACCAAGGTTACCAACCACCCCAGCAACAAAGTCAAGACCGATCCACAGAAAGCCGTGGACCAGCCAAAACAG CTTTTCTGGGAGAAGAAGCTTGGTGGTCTCAATGCGTTTGACATCGCAGAGGAGCTAGTGAAGACAATGGACCTGCCTAAAGGTCTGCAAG GAGTTGGACCTGGATGTACAGACAAGACTCTACTGTCAGCGATAGCCAGCGCCCTGCACACTAGTGCAGCCCCCATCACAGGTCAGCTGTCTGCAGCCGTGGAAAAGAACCCAGGGGTGTGGCTCAACACGACCCAGCCCCTCTGCAAGGCCTTCATAGTCACTGACGAGGACATCAG GAAGCAGGAAGAGCTGGTGTACAGTGTGAGGAAGAAGCTGGAGGAGGCTCTAATGGCGGACATGTTGGCTCATGTGCAGGAAGCAGCCAGCGAGGGCGACTCACTCAATGAAGGCAATGATGACATGGAGACTGTATAG
- the LOC106584436 gene encoding methyl-CpG-binding domain protein 3 isoform X6, producing the protein MDLSSFDFRTGKMLMSKLNKNRQRLRYDNNNQTKGKPDLNTSLPVRQTASIFKQPVTKVTNHPSNKVKTDPQKAVDQPKQLFWEKKLGGLNAFDIAEELVKTMDLPKGLQGVGPGCTDKTLLSAIASALHTSAAPITGQLSAAVEKNPGVWLNTTQPLCKAFIVTDEDIRKQEELVYSVRKKLEEALMADMLAHVQEAASEGDSLNEGNDDMETV; encoded by the exons ATGGACCTCAGCTCCTTCGATTTCCGCACGGGGAAGATGCTCATGAGTAAACTGAACAAGAACAGGCAGAGACTGCGTTATGACAACAACAATCAGACCAAG GGCAAGCCAGACCTGAACACATCACTTCCCGTCAGACAGACTGCTTCCATCTTTAAGCAGCCTGTCACCAAGGTTACCAACCACCCCAGCAACAAAGTCAAGACCGATCCACAGAAAGCCGTGGACCAGCCAAAACAG CTTTTCTGGGAGAAGAAGCTTGGTGGTCTCAATGCGTTTGACATCGCAGAGGAGCTAGTGAAGACAATGGACCTGCCTAAAGGTCTGCAAG GAGTTGGACCTGGATGTACAGACAAGACTCTACTGTCAGCGATAGCCAGCGCCCTGCACACTAGTGCAGCCCCCATCACAGGTCAGCTGTCTGCAGCCGTGGAAAAGAACCCAGGGGTGTGGCTCAACACGACCCAGCCCCTCTGCAAGGCCTTCATAGTCACTGACGAGGACATCAG GAAGCAGGAAGAGCTGGTGTACAGTGTGAGGAAGAAGCTGGAGGAGGCTCTAATGGCGGACATGTTGGCTCATGTGCAGGAAGCAGCCAGCGAGGGCGACTCACTCAATGAAGGCAATGATGACATGGAGACTGTATAG